GCAGTATCGTACCGTCTCCGGGACTGGCTCATCTCGAGGCAGCGGTACTGGGGAGCTCCGATTCCCATTGTCTACTGCGAACGCTGCGGGGAGGTTCCGGTTCCTGAAGAGGATTTGCCGGTTCTTCTGCCTCCGAACGTCGATTTCCTTCCCACCGGTCCTTCGCCCCTTGCCCGCTGCGAGGAGTTCGTGAACACGACCTGCCCCCGCTGCGGCGGAAAGGCAAAGCGGGAGACCGATACCATGGATACCTTCGTGTGCTCCTCCTGGTACTACCTCCGGTACTGTTCTCCATGGGCTCAGGATAAGCCTTTCGAGGAGAAGGACGTCGACTACTGGATGCCCGTCGACCAGTACATTGGCGGGGTGGAGCATGCGATTCTCCACCTTTTGTACGCCCGGTTCTTCACCAAAGTCCTGCATGATCTTGGTCTTGTGAAGTTCCGCGAGCCCTTCACAAATCTTTTTGCCCAGGGGATGGTTACAAAAGACGGAGCCAAGATGTCGAAGTCCAAGGGGAACACCGTGAGTCCTCGGGAAATCATCGAGAAGTTCGGGGCCGACACCGTTCGGGTCTTCATCCTCTTTGCCGGTCCGCCGGAACTCGATATGGAGTGGTCCGACCGGGGAGTGGAAGGAGCCTTCCGTTTCCTGAACCGGGTGTGGCGGGTGGCCCAGGACATTCTCGCCCTTGCGCCCCAGGAAGATGCACCCTTTGATGAAAAGGCGTACACCCGTCTTGAGCGGCGAATCCACCAGACCATTTTCAAGGTGGACACGGACATTACCGAAAGGTTCCACTTNNNNNNNNNNGGCAATAAGCGCCATGATGGAGCTCTTGAACGACCTTGCCGAGTACCTGCGTTTTGTGGGAGAAAAAGGGGTGCATCCCAAAGATAGAGAGCTCCTCCTTTCTGCCATGCGGACCCTTGTGTCCCTCCTCAACCCCATTGCGCCCCACATCACCGAGGAACTCTGGGAGCTCTTGGGTGGGGAAGCGTACCTCTCAAAAGCCCCCTGGCCGGCGTACGACCCGGAGAAGCTCGAAGAGGATGTGGTGGAGATTGTCGTCCAGGTGAACGGCCGGGTTCGAGGGAAAGTGGTTGTACCTCGGGGCCTTGAGGAGAAGGAGGTTCTCGAGCGCGCTCTCCAGGATGAACGCATCAGGCAGTGGCTTGATGGGAAACCCCTGAAGAAGTACATCTACGTTCCGGACAAGCTCGTGAACATCGTCGTATGATGCCACTCTCAAGGCGGGAGAAGATTCTTGCCCTCTGCGCCTCCTTGGGGGCGTTTCTCTTTGTGGGGATTGTGTGGTGGGTGAACCGCCCTAAAGGACACAGTGCCGTCCCTCTCATCGTCCAGATTGAGGGGGCGGTAGAGCATCCTGGAGTCTACGAGGTACCCGAAGGAACGCGCCTTTTTGAGCTTCTTGAGCGTGCCGGAGGGGCAAAGGCAGATGCGGATTTGCGGGGGCTGAACCTTGCGGCTCCCCTCTACGACGGGCAAAAAATCGTTATCCCTGCCCTCCCTCGCCCCGAAAGGACAAGCGGATCTCCTTCTTCTCCCTTTTCGCTATCTCCTCCTCTGGGAGTCTCTCTTGTAAACGTGAACACGGCCTCCCCGGAAGAACTCGAGACGCTACCGGGGATAGGCGAGGTCCTTGCGCAGCGCATCGTTGAGTACCGAGAGGCTCACGGCCCTTTCAAAAGCCCTGAGGACCTTCTCAAGATCAAGGGCATCGGACCGAAGACGCTTGAGAAATTCCGCGACCGGATTACTTTTTAAGCGGACGGGGTTTCTTCCTTTGGCTCTTCCCGGTACGAGACATCCCGGATGTTCACATCGACCCGGGTGACGTTCATGCCTGTCTTCGTCTCGACGACTTTTTTCACCTCTTTTTGAACCTTTCGGGCCACATCGATGAGCACCGAGTCGATATCGGCCACAATCGCAATCTCAAGGTGTACAGTTTTGTCCTTGACCTCCACCTTGACGCCTTTGTTGAGTTCCCGCTTCCCGATGAGGGCACTCAGGGATGCCGCCGGGACCCCGGCCATCCCTGTGACTCCCG
This sequence is a window from Candidatus Caldatribacterium sp.. Protein-coding genes within it:
- a CDS encoding helix-hairpin-helix domain-containing protein; translated protein: MPLSRREKILALCASLGAFLFVGIVWWVNRPKGHSAVPLIVQIEGAVEHPGVYEVPEGTRLFELLERAGGAKADADLRGLNLAAPLYDGQKIVIPALPRPERTSGSPSSPFSLSPPLGVSLVNVNTASPEELETLPGIGEVLAQRIVEYREAHGPFKSPEDLLKIKGIGPKTLEKFRDRITF
- a CDS encoding Asp23/Gls24 family envelope stress response protein, with the protein product MNEEYREIPESEVTQETPEVLGEIIIAPDIIATLAAITTMKIPGVTGMAGVPAASLSALIGKRELNKGVKVEVKDKTVHLEIAIVADIDSVLIDVARKVQKEVKKVVETKTGMNVTRVDVNIRDVSYREEPKEETPSA